GAGGATAGGTTATATTTTTGGTCTAGGATCCCAATTTGAGGATCTAGCGAAGAGGAACTAAAAATATCCACCTATACTTTGAGGATTGATAGATCAATCTATTATCTATCAATCTAATACTATCTAACTATCTAAGTATCTAACTATCTAACTATCTAAGTATCTTACTATCTTGCTATCTATCTATCAATCAATctatccatctatctatctatctagctatctatctatctatctacaATCTAAATGTTTGACTATACTATCTTACCATCTAACTATCTATTTATCCAAATATCTAACAATCTATCTATTCgcctttttatatatatctataatatatttataccaaATTAACATCAGTTATACATTTAAACTGCACTTTTTGTGCACgttcataaaaaaatttattatttatttattgcaacaTCAAAATGTAAAGCAATTTAGGcgattttcaaattaaaagccattttTATGGGCATCAGACGATAAAAAAACCAGAACACAATTAAGATCACTTTTTCTTCACAAATTTTGCATCACACTGTTTTTTGATTATTActgtttttatatttcaacATTCTACTTATtttcacataaaaaaaaacttgaaaacttGAACTTGTATTTGTTTCGTTATTGTGCATTAACAATTTGGTCAGCTATCCTTTGTTTCGTATCCTTGCGACCTTCAACTCACCTTCATGTTTTCAAACTTTGTTCTTTTTGAGTAAGTTGTGCTTGAGGGGACTGGACAATTTGTGCTGATCTGTCGCCGGTTACGATGATCTTATATACCCGTAGTGCCAAGAATCCGAAAAGTGGAGCAATaaaactggccaaaaagaacGTATACGGATGCAAATTTTGTGCGGGGTTCGTTTAATTGTTTAGATATTGATTTTGGGATGCCATTATCATTGATATTTGCCAGATTTACCAGAGACGATCGAACAATGCGTGCCGAAGTCATAACTTATTTGTGACGCCTTTCAAATCGCCAGAACAATGAGAACTTGTTCCTTTTGCGACAGGTGATCATCTCACCTGGCGAATTTCCGCACCTTTGATGAATTCTTGTGCAAATTGATTGCTTCATAAACGTTGTGCTGGGTTTActgtcttcttttttttttttttgtggcctCTTCTATTTTCGGCTAAACTCAATTTATGAGCCCATTGTCCACGCCCATTATGATTTTCGGTTCAccgaaaattatgcaaatttatgcaaatttcagtAATGCTTCCTCCTCAACACAAATAgcgcaaaaacacaaaaattgtttgcttttggttttctcatacaaaatattttggcaatatGAAAAGTAACATTATTAGTCGCTTATACTACTAATCTCTCTTTAATTTCGCGGTTTAATTGCACTGTCTTAATGCTTTTGAGCGAATTTCTTTTGATGTTCGGAGTCTTTCGGTAGTTTACCTTTTTTATgtgggtttttgtttaataaacatttatgtaAATCTATTGTTTAAGCCCACTTTCtcccagaaaaataaatatcagacgaaaaatggaaaacaatgaagggcttttgtttgattttcattcATAGATAAATAGATGCaacacatatttttaatgtatttaaatgtgttttaatttcataactGCTATAAATTTGCTTAGCATTAATCAACACTTGCGCTATCGATTGTCGATAGGCGCCGATAGTCCCGCCCAAGTATAAAAAAACACAGCTGTTTACATCGCtccatctcgctcgctcgctttTCGCTgtggatttcttttttttattgtattaaaCAAATCGCAAAAATAGGTCTTTAATGGCGGTGTAATCGAATCGTagttgtaaacaaaaacaaataaaagggGTGGGAAGTGCGAGGCAACATAAACATTTGGGGGACTTCGCATTTTGCAACATGAGAGCGGTCAATTAGCaagtcaacaacaacaacatggcGCACCTGCACCAAAATTCTTCATGTTGACGTCAACAAAGTGAAATCCGATCAAGAAATCGTAGCGATCGCAAGGAAAGGACCGCAATACGGATAACCGTGTGAAACGGAAgcatcgaggaggaggaggaggattaCTACAATCCCCAggatcagcaggagcagcagactACCCAGCATATCTAGAGTCCCCGGATCCATCATCACACCAGGATGTACTCCGAGTGGGCCTCGCTGTCCGCCCAAATCACAGCCAACAGCTGCGGCGCCCAGTGCTTCAGTGTGCTGAACAAATTCCCCGCCTCCGCAGGACGCGAAGTGGTCGTCTCCGTGGTCAAGCAGCTGGGCACCAATCTGGGCATCACCCAGAATGCAGAGCCCAGTCACCTGGTCAAAGACGAAGAGGTGGGTCATCGTAGTTGTCCCACACGGAATGGTCCTCTATAAAACAGGCTACTCTTGTTGAAAGCTGTAAAGATGATCCTTTGATTGATATTTGCAGTCAGGAAGGGATTTTGGATTTCAGGAAATCTGTTTATCCATTATGAGAAGCAAAGTACTATCCTTAAAATGCCTAAAACGAAATAGTATATCTtatatcaaattgaattttaaaccGGAAGTTAAACGTTCTTCATACAATTTTCTTTACTTCAAGACTTGCAACAAACATTGTTCATTCACATGTCCAacaaaacattattttaatggaTGAAATAATGTATTAGTAATGTGCTGGAAAAGCTTCCATTAAATCCATAAAATTGTGCATGTAATTgccgaatgaatgaatgaaaactCAATTTATATTACCTCAATCTGGAAACGAAATataattgttgtttgttggtttAATGTAGAGTTGCTATTTATAGAATGCCTGGGATGTTTTCATAGAAAAATACGAGTTTTCCTtagaatggaaaatgttgaaacTTATATAAAAGTAATACTTATTGAGTAACATTGCAACGCGATTCGATTCCAGGTAAAATGGTGCATGGACGTGATATGCTTCGGACTTTCGCTTCCTCTGCAGGAACACGAGACGATCAAGGACTGCGTGAATGTGTACTGCGAGTGGCTGACGGCGCTGCATCCGCAGCCCAGGATCAGTGTTCCGAAGCCGATATGCGAGGATGCCAATCTCTATGCGCGCCAGATCATCAACCACTTTCACAATCTGTTTGTGCCGCGCCAGGGCGAAAGTAAGTAGATGCCCACTGGCCCCTGGATTTTATGATCTATATATGCTGTCCCTTGTGCTCGTATTAACCCCGCTCTAAATTTCAAGTCTTGCCATTTCTATACCAAACCACGCTTGGTAGGTTGCTCGTGCTCTTTACATATACGTACATAGATTGCTCTTGGGAAAAATAATGTCTAAGCTGTGAAAATGCTGTTAATTCTTGGACAATATTTGTCCTACGAGTAGGACTAGTATCCATTAGAATATTAAGGGCCACAACTAATACTTATACCTAATGGCTTTCAGGTGCAGATACAATTAAGCGGCAGGCAGTGCTCTGCCATCGGGTGCTACGAACTCTGCAGCAAACTGCCCAGATATCGCAGCTGATGGACCGGCAGACGTGGGACACGCTGCTACTCTTTCTGCTGGCTATCAATGAGATCCTGCTGGCGCCGCCCACCGTCAAGGACGATGTGGGCGATCAGCTGTGCGAGCGAGTGCTCTCCGTGCTCTTTGAGGTCTGGCTTCTGGCCTGCGTTCGCAGTTTTCCCTCGCCGTCGATGTGGAAGACGCTGCAGGAGTCGTGTGCCATGTGGCGGCACCGCGTGGCCCTCGTGGATCAATGGAATCGAGTAAACTTGGCCCTAACCGCTCGCCTGCTGGAGTTCAGCTATGGTCCTGCGTTTCCGCAGCTCAAGAATGGTGCGTTTTGATAAATCAATATCATAACATAATAATTTCGAATCCTTTTATACCTCCACAGCCGACGAGGATGGCCAGCTGATACCAATTGGAATGTCCAACGACTGTGTGGCCCAGACATGGTACCGCTTCCTGCGGATGATTGGCAATCCCACGGCGCTCTGTTCACCACATATCATCAGCAAATCATCGCACTTTGTGCAGTGGGCCTTGACCCATGAAAAGGGCGCCGAGACGCATCAGCATCCTTGCCTGCAACAACTGCCGCAGATCTTCCTCAATGCCATGAAGGGCATTTCCAGTCAAGTGGACGCTTTTCTAGGTAAGATCCTGATTGGAATTCGGGTGTTGATCCTATTGGGAACCTGGTACTCGTGGAACACCACTTTCAATTGCCTTTGTACAACTTGAATGTTTAAAATTCAAGGATTCAGTGCATGGCGAGTACCAGGTTCTATGTAGTGGGTAAATCCAATATTGTCGCTCTTCAACGTTTTGCATTAGATTATTGAAAGGCTAGCTGAGTACTTCTTTCTCTTTTCTCTTGTTCGTTTGTTTATCGCTGGTTTTGCTAActccaaaaatttgtatctaaATCGAAAATGCCTAACTGAAATTCGCTTGAACAACCGTGCAAAAAAGCAGGCGTTTAtcagccgccgccgcagcaaaCGGACGGTGTAGTGACGAATCTGCTGGAAATCCGGCACTCGCTCAACGAGGCCACCTCCTCGACCCTGCAGCAGTTCATCCACTCCAGTAGCGCCACGAATATTGCGAACCAGCAGAATCAGCCCgcccatcaccatcatcacctCCACTAtccgcatttgcatttacacGGCGCTGGTAGCTTTCTGCGCGACAATTTCATGAGCAACTCGGCCAGCTCCGCCCTGAACGCCATCATGGGTCACCATGGCGGCCACCATGGTcaccaccatcagcagcagcagcagcagctccagatCAGTGCCTCGCCCACCAGCAGCCTGACGACGGGCGGCAGCTCCGCCGTGGGCAGCACCAGTGCCGGAGGCAGTCACTCTGCCGGAGTCGTTGGCAGCATCTCCTTTGGCGCCACTGAATCGCCTGGCACGGGTCAGGCCTCCgcctctgccacgcccacaccgcCACTCCAGCGACGTCTGGCGAAAAGCTTCAGCGTAGCACCCACCATCACACAACAGAAGGGTGCGGATCTCCACGGAGAATCTCTATTTGGATAACCACCGAATGTTGTATTCCTTGTTGTGACACCAAGCTATGTTAAAACTTTATCCTGGCAGAGGTAGTTGAGGGTATTAAGTAGTTAGTAATATGACTAAAAACGTTTCATACAAGGTAAACCTCAAGTTGTAGTATTCAATTTAAAGATCTAAAACAGTCTGTTTATATTAATGTAATCTTTTATATCACTACTTCTATACAAATCTCAACACAGTTCATGAGCTAGTTTAGtttatatatgcaaattgatgGTGATCTTAATGTTCTGGAAACGACTTACCCATCTGCCAGGGTATCTGAACTTCGGTGCACCGAAGCCAAccttttgtttcattttttttgtgccatgGCGTGCTTCTGAATTGACCTGACTtggtttgcttatttttttgttgcttgccTAGATGTTGTTTGCCTTGATCCATCGCCACATTTCTCCCAGCCAAGTTCGCACTCACGAGTTttgcattttagtttttttttccatctttcgtattattttctttggcatctctgtattttttttgtataatttgttCCGTAGCATGAGTGGAATAATCTCGGTGTAATTGCCCGGCGCGGATGAGTCGGGCCGAGTAACTGTTGCCACTTTCCACCGGCGGATTATGCATTGTAATTTATCAACGAACGCCCACAATTATATAGCATGCTCcctttgtatctgtatctcgcGCTCCGCATATTTGTATCTAATTTCTCTAACAATTTCTCACACTTGCTCCACGCTGCTCCACTCACCCATCGCATCGCATTGCCTCGCATCTCAGGCTTGAGCAAGACCTCGCTTATTGGCCTCACCGGCGGTGGTGCACGCAACgcgatcagcagcagcagcaccaccaacgcCGGCAGCACGGGAACGGGATCGGGAGAGGGATCCGCTCCTGCTCCGGCGCCCACAACTCCCACGTCCACGTCGGGACCGCCGTCggcgagcagcagcatcaactgTAAGTGCATTGGGAAAACACCTAACTGATCTTGGCCGTGTGGCTCTCCAACTTCGGTAAACTGTTTAAAGAActtcattttgcaattactttcTTTGGTcctatgaaatattttaaaaacttggTTTAGATACACATGCGCCAAGATCAATCTGCTGTTTTCTAGTTCGTAAATTAACCGATAAAGCCTATCTGCGGATGGTTATATATTAACTAATTGGATCcattgttttgtgtgtgctgtgtgtgaaTCGTTTGTGAGCTTCTCCCGTGCCGCCTAACTATCTAACAGATGTTTTAACCGCCCCCCATTGCCATGATTGCTTCGCTCTCTCTCTGACACCGTCTGCTCTCTCTTTCCATCCCTCTATATCTGTCTCTCTCACTACCGCGATCGCAGCTCTGCCGCTGACTTCGATGGGAGCGGGTGTCGAGCTGGCCGTGGCCAGACCCAAGTGCAACAGCATTCTCCACGTATTCCACGAGTGGCTCTTCGAGGCGGCGCACATCGGAGGCGACACTTGGCGGCAAAATCGTAAAAGTGAGTTCCGGTATTTGTAATATAAATTGTATGGCTAGTAAGTCCTTTACTACAGTTCGATCTAAAAGATTACTAAGTCTCTTTTATTAACACtacatatgtttttttttgttatcctTCGAAAATAGAGCAAGCATGCGAGGCCAGTAAGCGGCCATCCTCGATGATAATGGAGCACCGCAAGGGATCGATATCGTTGTCGCAGCCCAACTCGCTGAACGACCCGCAATCGTTGCCACCCACGCTGACCATCGATAAGTATGAGTCCGGCCGAGCCGAGGCCATTGGAACGCTGTGCAAGATCTTCTGTGCGAAGAAGACGGGCGAGGAGATCCTGCCCGTCTATCTGGCCCGCTTCTACATGGCTTTGCAGCAGTGCCTGAAGATCACAGAGTCGCGGGAATGCGACGAGACGTTGGCCAGCATCCTGCTGCACTCGAGTGACCTGTTTCGCCTGGACCTGGATGGGATTAATGTGCTGCTGCCAGGTTTCATTGCCGCCTTGGAAATCGTACTGCCCGACAAGGACCTCAAGCTGAAGACCCAATCGATGGTCTTCAATCGCACCGAACTGCGTCGCTCGGCGATCAACATCCTGCTGTCCATTATGGTGCTGCCGTTGCACTACCAAACGCTGCCCATCCGGGATCTAACCTGCGAAACGAGCGAGAAGTATGTGGTTGAGCTTTTTGTACCTGATGTAATTgagttaatattattttataacttCATCAGAATGTTTACCTTCATCCAACTGAAGTCGCGGCTCATGAACATCCTGATGAATGCCCTGCAGGTGGAAACGGATGCCCAAAACACGCACATGCTACTGGGCGGCCTGCTGCTCTGCGTCCAGGACGCCGTCACCTTCGAGGAGACGGAACTGGGCGGCGGCAATGCCAATCTCTCGCACAACTCCAGTGGTGTGCAGCACCACGACGCCAATCTACTGAGTTCGGGTTAGTTTCTGCAGCTCCAAGGGCAGCGCTCTTGAACTCAttccattttgatttgttggaatttttgtattatttaattgcccaccttttttattcgcatttccttttggcatttttgtgtttttttgtggGCTGTTGATGAGCAGCGTGCTCGGAGCGTTCCGCTTCGCTGGTCAGCGCTGGCACAGCCAGCTTGGGCGGCCAGACGACGGCCACCATGGGAGCGGGATCGGGCTCCATTCGCGACACCGCCTCCGCCCACGACTACCCCAGCCTGACCATTTCCGATGACATGTCATTCGAGTTCGGCCAGGAACTGGAGGGGGTGACCACCTATGGtaaactttgttttttgcatttttattatatttatattaagttGGCTAAAGTTTTTTTATAGTCTTATTGTTATGTGGTCCAGTCGTTTAAAGtaattttcagaatatttaaataatatgcaaCAATATTGTTTGCTTTCTTGTCAGCTTATTGGACTCAAACTAATACTATTCTTTCTTTTAGATAACGCCCATGCCCTATTTGTGCGCGCCACGTATTTGGTCTGCCATCGACTGATCTCGTCGTGGAAGACGGATCTGAATGTTTCGCTGGCCGCCTTGGAGTTGCTGTCTGGCTTGGCCAGGTTACATATCCGGGAAACAGGTAAAGTTTGCTCCTCATTTTGGTGTGCATATGCTCCTGCAAAGGCTTTATTTGGAATGCTGATGGAATTGAACTCTGTATGAATATAGGATTCATTACAATAGGGAAATCCTTTGCAAGAGCATCAAAAGGCTTCGGTGGCACCGAGGCTGCACTTTCCTTTCCTGATTTTAATGTCGTTTGTTTTCTGTCCACctctgtttgtttattttcgaacTGTTACCATGTGCGTATCCTTTCAATGTTAACCCCCGCTGTAAAAACCCTCCAAATATCCACTTACCCACTTAATCCACTTAACCCCTaactgtttgctttgctgTGCAGCCAGGAAATTTACAAATGGTAATTGATTGACGAAGCCAACTAACCTAACTAACGCCACTTTCTTCtgtctttctttctttcttttttttgtcgcGTTTCTTTTTCTAACCGCCATCGAaatcgcaccaccaccactgcaCCACATCccgaataaatcaaaaaataataacctaatatataatatgacCCACCTCATCCACATTGCCATCTATCAACTCACGttgattgcaatttgtttctatatataatatatgtgtatatttaatttgcatctCCAACCGATAACGAATGTATATAACCccaacaaccaccaccaccaaccaccaaACACCAACCACTCATCCAAATCGCCCACGTAGACACCTTAGTGAAAATATACGAAGCTAGTCAGAATCTAACGATAATCTCCTCAGACGCTCTAGAGTGCAAGCGGGCCGTGAAGTGGATCTgtgactatatatgctaccAGTGCTCCCGTCCGCCGCCGGCGCACAGCAAGGATCTGCACAGCACCATTGTGGCGGCCTTTCAGTGCACCGCCGCCTGGCTGATGCAGCATCCCTATTTGCTGCAGGACAAGGATTGCCTGCAAACGGTCCTCGAGGTGGTGGAGCTGGGCATTTCGGGCACCAAGAGCCAGAGCAAGGGCACCGATATACCCAAGTTCAAGGACGAAAAGGAGCTAAAGCCCGCCTCGATGAGAGTGCGAGATGCTGCAGAGAATCTGCTGACCATTATCCTCGAGCAAGTGGGCTATTTCCCCAGCGAGTGCGGTCCAGAGTCCATATCCTCGCTATTGGATGAGCTGGCGCTCATGAAGCACTGTAACTCTATGGtgccggcggcggcggccagcAGTGAGCAGGCCATTGCCAAGTTTAAGTACTTCGTGACTGAGAACTCCACCATATTGGCACTGCTCGAGGAGCCGTTGGGCAATGACCAGGATCCCCAACCCACAGTGACTCGTAAGTCTCTATCAATCAAAGTACTTTGCTGCACTTTACTGATGAAAGTTGTTGTCTTTATTTAGTGCTCATTCGCGGCCCCTTTGGTCGACATGCCTGGACCATGCAGTTGCGTCATCTGCCTCGGAGTAAGTCTGGGATTAAGTACCATGCCATTAATCCTGGCAGGCCCATACCCATGAACGATGTGACGCAGCGACTGGATAGCGAGCAAAAGAACTTCCCCGACGGCGTGGACAAAGTGCAGCCTTGTGTGGCGGACTACTCCATACCCACCATCGAACAAATGCGCGAGCAATACGGCACTGCTGTCATACGAGAGCTGGAGTCATTACTGGAGAACCAGAGCATTCACGAGAAACTGGCCTGGGCGGAGGCGGACACCAGTGCGGATAGTTTGTCGCACGCACAGGAATGTGTGCCGCCAACGGTGTGCCACGAGTTCCATGCGGCGCGTCTCTTTCTCTCACACTTTGGTTTCCTGGGCTTCGAGACGCGGAATCCACAAAATCCAGCTGAGGCACTGGGCAATCCGCCACAGCGGCCGCTAATCGTGCTGGACACCAAGTCCGCAGCCTTCGCCGCCGATCTGGATCGATTGGATAAGCTGAGTGCGAGGACGCACGACAGCGTTTATGTTTTCTATGTGAAGGTGTGTCAATAATATTTCCTTACATTTCGATTCATATGCTAATTGATCCAATATTTGCAGAGTGGCCAAACAAGTGCCCAGCAGATTATCGCCAATATGGGTGAGGAATCGTCTGCCAGCCATGATCCTCACTTCGCCAGCATGCTGCAAACGCTGGGCTGGCCGGTTCAGGTTTCAGAACACTCTGGCTGGACGGGCTTTGCCCACAACTCGTGGTCACTCAAGGGAACGCCCGAGGAGCAGCTAAAGTCCACTGCCAACGAGCTGAACTACAATGGATCACAGCGGGTGCTCTACTGGGCGGATGTGTCATCGGAAATCGCCTTCGTGGTGCCCACGACGTGGAATCTGCGATACAATAGCGACACTTGCGATAGTGGAAGCATCTCGAGCACGGATCAGATTGGCTCCAGCAATGTCTGGACACGCGGAGAGGCCGACAGTGCGGCTGGCCTGGCAAAATCCAAGTCAAGGAATCTTAGCCTAGAACTCGACACGAATCGCAGGGATGTAAAGGAGCCAGTTCCGCCGACGCGGCGAAAAGGAAATGTGACGAAACCCACGCTATTGGCCCAGGCGCCGGCCAAGATCTTTCTGGTGTGGCTGGAGAGCTATGAGGATTACCTAAACTTTCCACTCGAGGATCTGCTAGCCTATACGCGCACTGGCGAGGAGCTGCAGACGCAGCAGTTGCCTCGCGCCACCGACTGTCACGTGATCTTCGTGCATTCGTTGCTCTCGGGACTTCTGAGAGTAAAGTTGCAAGGTCCACCGGGAAGGATGAGCTTTGCCACACCCCTGGTCGATGGCATGGTCCTGAGCCGGCGGGTAGTCGGAAATCTGGTGCGACAAACGGCATTGAACATATCACGCCGCCGGCGCCTGGACAATGATAAGTAAGTGGGCTCTCCTCTCCTCTCCTCTTATCAGTGCATCCAACACCTAACTAATGGTAACTCAACTCTTTGCTTTAGCTACCAACCGCCTCATGTGCGACGACGACTCAAGGTGCAGGACATTGTCCAGAAGTACAAAATGGATCTGAGCGAGGCCGATCTGCTGGCCCATCTGTTCCAGCGCGCAATTTAGCCGGCTATCGGAAGTATTATTAACCCGCTACCTAGTTTAAGAGCCAGAGAAGTGGTCTTTTCTATGTCTGTATTAACGTGTGCTTAACTAAAaccccaaaacaaaactgatCCATAATCGGTGTCCACTGAGTGTTACCCGAATGATTATCGTatgctaattattatttattgctaataaatCGAATTATACTTTGTAAAAGTATTTGTAATATTATAAGCCCTTGCGTTTTTCGCCTCCGTTTTGAGCAATCCGTTCAAGCTATGGTGTTAGTGGAAACAATGGCTCTCCATGTGTATTCACATAATTGGCAGCCACATCCGAAATCAATTTGGTCCACAGCATGTGGGAGCGATTCGAGATGATCGCGTGAGGAGCAAATGACAACAAGACATGGGGattctaatttaaatatttatatattgcaAACTAAATAGATAAGTAAAATCTATGGTTAGTTTAATATTCAAGTTAATGGTTTCAAAACTATTATTTTCTTGGAAACAAATTGAGATCATCTTGAAAGCTCGTGAGGGCCTTTCACACTGCTTCACGTCGCCATCTCTTTCGGTTGTTAGCACAGCATCTTGTTAATTTCACCTTTGACTTGGATGTCTGGGAGTCTCGGAGTCTGAAATCGGGTCCGGTGATCGGAGGTGGGGCATTTGGACACACGCGGGCCCGGCATTTCGCAACTCCACCGACGGGCAAtcaattcaaaacaaaactgtTGCCGGCCAAGGGGCCATCTCGTCATCATCAATGAAAGTCGTGATGTAATCGGCTAACACGTTACACATTTTGTGGCTGGttttgcatatgtatgtatgtatgtttgggccatttatttattaacaaataatataagTTAAT
This Drosophila simulans strain w501 chromosome X, Prin_Dsim_3.1, whole genome shotgun sequence DNA region includes the following protein-coding sequences:
- the LOC6739874 gene encoding ral GTPase-activating protein subunit beta isoform X2, whose amino-acid sequence is MYSEWASLSAQITANSCGAQCFSVLNKFPASAGREVVVSVVKQLGTNLGITQNAEPSHLVKDEEVKWCMDVICFGLSLPLQEHETIKDCVNVYCEWLTALHPQPRISVPKPICEDANLYARQIINHFHNLFVPRQGEILPFLYQTTLGADTIKRQAVLCHRVLRTLQQTAQISQLMDRQTWDTLLLFLLAINEILLAPPTVKDDVGDQLCERVLSVLFEVWLLACVRSFPSPSMWKTLQESCAMWRHRVALVDQWNRVNLALTARLLEFSYGPAFPQLKNADEDGQLIPIGMSNDCVAQTWYRFLRMIGNPTALCSPHIISKSSHFVQWALTHEKGAETHQHPCLQQLPQIFLNAMKGISSQVDAFLGVYQPPPQQTDGVVTNLLEIRHSLNEATSSTLQQFIHSSSATNIANQQNQPAHHHHHLHYPHLHLHGAGSFLRDNFMSNSASSALNAIMGHHGGHHGHHHQQQQQQLQISASPTSSLTTGGSSAVGSTSAGGSHSAGVVGSISFGATESPGTGQASASATPTPPLQRRLAKSFSVAPTITQQKGLSKTSLIGLTGGGARNAISSSSTTNAGSTGTGSGEGSAPAPAPTTPTSTSGPPSASSSINSLPLTSMGAGVELAVARPKCNSILHVFHEWLFEAAHIGGDTWRQNRKKQACEASKRPSSMIMEHRKGSISLSQPNSLNDPQSLPPTLTIDKYESGRAEAIGTLCKIFCAKKTGEEILPVYLARFYMALQQCLKITESRECDETLASILLHSSDLFRLDLDGINVLLPGFIAALEIVLPDKDLKLKTQSMVFNRTELRRSAINILLSIMVLPLHYQTLPIRDLTCETSEKMFTFIQLKSRLMNILMNALQVETDAQNTHMLLGGLLLCVQDAVTFEETELGGGNANLSHNSSGVQHHDANLLSSACSERSASLVSAGTASLGGQTTATMGAGSGSIRDTASAHDYPSLTISDDMSFEFGQELEGVTTYDNAHALFVRATYLVCHRLISSWKTDLNVSLAALELLSGLARLHIRETDTLVKIYEASQNLTIISSDALECKRAVKWICDYICYQCSRPPPAHSKDLHSTIVAAFQCTAAWLMQHPYLLQDKDCLQTVLEVVELGISGTKSQSKGTDIPKFKDEKELKPASMRVRDAAENLLTIILEQVGYFPSECGPESISSLLDELALMKHCNSMVPAAAASSEQAIAKFKYFVTENSTILALLEEPLGNDQDPQPTVTLLIRGPFGRHAWTMQLRHLPRSKSGIKYHAINPGRPIPMNDVTQRLDSEQKNFPDGVDKVQPCVADYSIPTIEQMREQYGTAVIRELESLLENQSIHEKLAWAEADTSADSLSHAQECVPPTVCHEFHAARLFLSHFGFLGFETRNPQNPAEALGNPPQRPLIVLDTKSAAFAADLDRLDKLSARTHDSVYVFYVKSGQTSAQQIIANMGEESSASHDPHFASMLQTLGWPVQVSEHSGWTGFAHNSWSLKGTPEEQLKSTANELNYNGSQRVLYWADVSSEIAFVVPTTWNLRYNSDTCDSGSISSTDQIGSSNVWTRGEADSAAGLAKSKSRNLSLELDTNRRDVKEPVPPTRRKGNVTKPTLLAQAPAKIFLVWLESYEDYLNFPLEDLLAYTRTGEELQTQQLPRATDCHVIFVHSLLSGLLRVKLQGPPGRMSFATPLVDGMVLSRRVVGNLVRQTALNISRRRRLDNDNYQPPHVRRRLKVQDIVQKYKMDLSEADLLAHLFQRAI
- the LOC6739874 gene encoding ral GTPase-activating protein subunit beta isoform X4, which encodes MYSEWASLSAQITANSCGAQCFSVLNKFPASAGREVVVSVVKQLGTNLGITQNAEPSHLVKDEEVKWCMDVICFGLSLPLQEHETIKDCVNVYCEWLTALHPQPRISVPKPICEDANLYARQIINHFHNLFVPRQGEILPFLYQTTLGADTIKRQAVLCHRVLRTLQQTAQISQLMDRQTWDTLLLFLLAINEILLAPPTVKDDVGDQLCERVLSVLFEVWLLACVRSFPSPSMWKTLQESCAMWRHRVALVDQWNRVNLALTARLLEFSYGPAFPQLKNADEDGQLIPIGMSNDCVAQTWYRFLRMIGNPTALCSPHIISKSSHFVQWALTHEKGAETHQHPCLQQLPQIFLNAMKGISSQVDAFLGVYQPPPQQTDGVVTNLLEIRHSLNEATSSTLQQFIHSSSATNIANQQNQPAHHHHHLHYPHLHLHGAGSFLRDNFMSNSASSALNAIMGHHGGHHGHHHQQQQQQLQISASPTSSLTTGGSSAVGSTSAGGSHSAGVVGSISFGATESPGTGQASASATPTPPLQRRLAKSFSVAPTITQQKGLSKTSLIGLTGGGARNAISSSSTTNAGSTGTGSGEGSAPAPAPTTPTSTSGPPSASSSINSLPLTSMGAGVELAVARPKCNSILHVFHEWLFEAAHIGGDTWRQNRKKQACEASKRPSSMIMEHRKGSISLSQPNSLNDPQSLPPTLTIDKYESGRAEAIGTLCKIFCAKKTGEEILPVYLARFYMALQQCLKITESRECDETLASILLHSSDLFRLDLDGINVLLPGFIAALEIVLPDKDLKLKTQSMVFNRTELRRSAINILLSIMVLPLHYQTLPIRDLTCETSEKMFTFIQLKSRLMNILMNALQVETDAQNTHMLLGGLLLCVQDAVTFEETELGGGNANLSHNSSGVQHHDANLLSSACSERSASLVSAGTASLGGQTTATMGAGSGSIRDTASAHDYPSLTISDDMSFEFGQELEGVTTYDNAHALFVRATYLVCHRLISSWKTDLNVSLAALELLSGLARLHIRETARKFTNDALECKRAVKWICDYICYQCSRPPPAHSKDLHSTIVAAFQCTAAWLMQHPYLLQDKDCLQTVLEVVELGISGTKSQSKGTDIPKFKDEKELKPASMRVRDAAENLLTIILEQVGYFPSECGPESISSLLDELALMKHCNSMVPAAAASSEQAIAKFKYFVTENSTILALLEEPLGNDQDPQPTVTLLIRGPFGRHAWTMQLRHLPRSKSGIKYHAINPGRPIPMNDVTQRLDSEQKNFPDGVDKVQPCVADYSIPTIEQMREQYGTAVIRELESLLENQSIHEKLAWAEADTSADSLSHAQECVPPTVCHEFHAARLFLSHFGFLGFETRNPQNPAEALGNPPQRPLIVLDTKSAAFAADLDRLDKLSARTHDSVYVFYVKSGQTSAQQIIANMGEESSASHDPHFASMLQTLGWPVQVSEHSGWTGFAHNSWSLKGTPEEQLKSTANELNYNGSQRVLYWADVSSEIAFVVPTTWNLRYNSDTCDSGSISSTDQIGSSNVWTRGEADSAAGLAKSKSRNLSLELDTNRRDVKEPVPPTRRKGNVTKPTLLAQAPAKIFLVWLESYEDYLNFPLEDLLAYTRTGEELQTQQLPRATDCHVIFVHSLLSGLLRVKLQGPPGRMSFATPLVDGMVLSRRVVGNLVRQTALNISRRRRLDNDNYQPPHVRRRLKVQDIVQKYKMDLSEADLLAHLFQRAI